The following proteins come from a genomic window of Leishmania donovani BPK282A1 complete genome, chromosome 4:
- a CDS encoding calcium-translocating P-type ATPase, translated as MAKLVLPDDPASMDGHLICTLLGVKEARGLPYDEVDKRLHEFGKNGFPTMPSTPFWKLVVSQFEDTLVRILLLAAFVSFCLAVLESNVIDLVEPFIILLILTLNAIVGVWQEDRAEKAIDALKDFVPETAVVVREGMTQKILAENLVPGDIVEVAVGDRVAADVRLLTLESTTLRVDQSILNGESVEAMKQVESVRGKPERFPSSMVYRGTAVVYGKARGVVVRTGTSTEMGFIERDVREQEETKTPLQLKLDEFGVLLSTVIGYICLFVFVVNLLHWFRTHTPATEESWFERYIQPTVHSLKVAVALAVAAIPEGLPAVVTTCLALGSRKMARHNALVRDLQSVETLGRCTVICSDKTGTLTTNMMSVSEVVTMEPSGKAHKYSIHDSRFNIVAAAVSHNGTLAGDVLGNDAALDMVATIATLCSDASLIYGTRSVEVEKVGDATEAALLVMSEKLYHSAARNGVDGAHLPVDRCRSLKRQLWLKKATLEFTRSRKSMSVCCTSTADVRVHSLFVKGAPEEILKRCTRIMFKDGHISPLTPKMVNTVTANIDRMSGTEEALRCIAFAFRPIPDPKQLNLSDPAKFEAIESDLTFVGVCGMLDPPRGEVADAIAKCRTAGIRVIVITGDKKETAEAVCRRIGLMPYEPTKGLSFTGYELDQMTPAQRRAAVSSAVLFSRTDPSHKMQLVNLLQEQRLICAMTGDGVNDSPALKKADIGIAMGSGTEVAKAASKMVLADDNFATVVKAVHEGRTIFNNTKQFIRYLISSNIGEVACVLATGLFGLPEALSPIQLLWVNLVTDGLPATALGFNAADPDIMEQAPRRGDEPIVDGWLFFRYMVVGVYVGLATVAGFVWWFLTNGFTLSDLASFTTCTDMSNSRCAVLANPQTARAIALSILVVVEMLNALNALSENQSLVVIRPSTNKWLIAAICSSIALHLTIMYIPFFSRLFGVTPLGVDVDVVATASPWEVLLPTDFTDWKMVLVLSIPVIFLDELLKLFSRCSNHHRESYSAEPVVGGLSGM; from the coding sequence ATGGCTAAACTAGTACTGCCGGACGATCCAGCCTCGATGGACGGCCACCTAATTTGCACATTGCTAGGGGTGAAAGAGGCCCGTGGTCTTCCTTACGATGAAGTCGACAAGCGCCTTCACGAGTTTGGCAAAAATGGGTTTCCTACAATGCCCTCAACGCCCTTCTGGAAGCTAGTTGTTAGTCAATTTGAGGACACGCTTGTGCGCATTTTACTCCTGGCGGCGTTTGTAAGTTTCTGCTTGGCGGTTCTGGAAAGCAACGTGATAGACCTCGTGGAGCCGTTTATTATTTTGCTGATTTTGACGCTGAATGCTATTGTTGGTGTTTGGCAAGAAGACCGAGCTGAAAAAGCAATTGACGCCTTGAAAGACTTTGTTCCTGAAACAGCTGTTGTTGTCCGCGAGGGCATGACGCAGAAGATCCTGGCAGAAAACCTTGTCCCTGGAGATATTGTCGAGGTTGCTGTAGGAGATCGCGTTGCTGCCGACGTTCGGCTGTTAACGCTGGAAAGCACGACGCTGCGCGTTGATCAGTCGATTCTGAACGGCGAGTCGGTGGAAGCCATGAAGCAGGTGGAGTCGGTTCGCGGCAAGCCGGAGCGGTTTCCTTCGAGCATGGTTTACCGCGGCACTGCTGTTGTGTATGGCAAGGCTCGTGGCGTCGTCGTGCGCACTGGCACGTCCACTGAGATGGGCTTTATCGAACGTGACGTGCGTGAGCAGGAGGAAACaaagacgccgctgcagctgaagCTGGACGAGTTCGGCGTTCTCCTGTCAACGGTAATTGGTTACATTTGCCTTTTCGTGTTTGTTGTGAATCTCCTTCACTGGTTCAGAACCCACACGCCGGCCACTGAGGAGTCCTGGTTTGAACGGTACATTCAGCCCACCGTTCATTCACTGAAGGTGGCCGTCGCTTTAGCTGTCGCTGCTATTCCTGAGGGCCTACCAGCAGTGGTCACAACGTGTCTGGCGCTCGGTTCACGCAAGATGGCGCGGCACAACGCTCTTGTGCGTGATCTACAGAGCGTGGAAACGCTTGGTCGATGCACCGTAATCTGCTCCGACAAGACAGGAACGTTAACGACGAACATGATGTCCGTGTCGGAGGTGGTGACAATGGAACCGTCTGGTAAGGCCCACAAATACAGCATACATGACTCGAGGTTCAACAtcgtggcggccgccgtttCGCACAACGGCACTCTAGCCGGTGACGTGCTCggcaacgacgccgcgctggacATGGTGGCCACGATTGCCACGTTGTGCAGTGATGCATCGCTAATCTACGGTACGCGCTCGGTGGAAGTGGAAAAGGTAGGGGACGCCACCGAGGCGGCTCTTCTGGTGATGAGTGAGAAGCTGTACCACAGTGCGGCGCGGAATGGGGTGGACGGTGCGCATTTGCCGGTTGACCGGTGCAGATCATTGAAAAGGCAACTTTGGCTCAAGAAGGCGACGCTGGAGTTTACGCGCTCTCGCAAATCGATGAGTGTGTGTTGCACGTCGACGGCGGACGTACGCGTTCACAGCCTCTTTGTGAAGGGGGCGCCAGAAGAAATTCTCAAGCGATGCACTCGTATCATGTTTAAGGATGGTCACATTTCACCTCTCACACCGAAAATGGTGAATACTGTGACGGCGAACATCGATCGCATGTCCGGCACAGAGGAAGCCCTCCGCTGTATCGCGTTTGCCTTTCGCCCCATTCCCGACCCGAAGCAACTGAATCTGTCTGATCCAGCCAAGTTTGAAGCCATCGAGAGCGACCTCACTTTTGTAGGCGTCTGCGGCATGCTGGACCCTCCGCGGGGGGAGGTGGCAGATGCAATCGCCAAGTGCCGAACGGCGGGGATTCGCGTCATCGTCATCACCGGCGACAAGAAGGAGACAGCAGAGGCAGTGTGCCGCCGAATCGGGCTCATGCCATATGAGCCGACAAAGGGGTTGAGCTTCACCGGCTACGAGCTGGATCAGATGACCCCAGCACAAAggcgggcggcggtgagcAGTGCTGTGCTTTTCAGTCGCACCGACCCCTCCCATAAGATGCAGTTGGTGAATCTTCTGCAGGAGCAGAGGCTCATTTGCGCCATGACGGGCGACGGCGTGAATGACTCGCCGGCGCTGAAGAAGGCCGATATTGGGATTGCCATGGGCTCCGGGACAGAagtggcgaaggcggcgagcaAGATGGTGCTGGCAGATGACAATTTCGCCACCGTCGTGAAGGCTGTGCATGAGGGTCGTACCATTTTCAACAACACAAAGCAGTTTATCCGCTATCTCATTAGCAGCAACATTGGCGAGGTAGCCTGCGTTCTGGCTACGGGACTGTTTGGCCTGCCAGAAGCACTCTCGCCGATTCAGCTCTTGTGGGTGAATCTCGTTACGGACGGGCTGCCGGCAACAGCGCTGGGGTTCAACGCCGCCGACCCAGACATTATGGAACAGGCACCGCGGCGAGGAGACGAGCCCATTGTCGACGGATGGCTTTTCTTTCGCTACATGGTTGTGGGCGTCTATGTTGGTCTGGCTACGGTCGCGGGGTTTGTCTGGTGGTTTCTGACGAACGGATTCACCTTGTCCGACCTCGCCTCATTCACCACATGCACGGACATGAGCAATTCCAGGTGTGCAGTGCTGGCGAACCCGCAGACGGCGCGCGCCATCGCGTTGTCCATCCTGGTTGTTGTCGAGATGCTGAATGCGCTGAACGCGCTTAGTGAGAACCAGTCGCTTGTCGTGATCCGGCCTTCGACAAACAAGTGGCTCATTGCGGCCATTTGCTCTTCAATCGCGCTGCACCTCACGATCATGTACATTCCGTTCTTTTCGCGCCTGTTCGGTGTCACCCCACTTGGCGTGGATGTTGATGTCGTTGCGACCGCGAGCCCGTGGGAGGTGTTGCTGCCTACGGATTTCACGGACTGGAAAATGGTACTTGTGCTGAGCATCCCGGTTATTTTCCTCGACGAACTGCTAAAGCTTTTTTCGAGGTGCAGCAATCACCACCGTGAAAGCTATAGCGCAGAGCCTGTTGTGGGAGGGCTGAGCGGTATGTAG